From Pandoraea norimbergensis, the proteins below share one genomic window:
- a CDS encoding 8-oxoguanine deaminase, whose translation MKSLLVKNAEVVVTMDAGRREIARGGIYVEDNRIVAVGSSDSLPTTADEVLDLAGHVVIPGLVNTHHHMYQSLTRAIPAAQDGELFNWLTNLYPVWANLTPEMIRVSTQTAMAELLLSGCTTSSDHLYIYPNGCKLDDSIEAAGEIGMRFHASRGSMSVGQSQGGLPPDRVVEREADILKDTQRLIESYNDAGRYSMLRVVVAPCSPFSVSRDLMRESATMARHYGVSLHTHLAENVNDIAYSREKFGMTPAEYAQDLGWVGHDVWHAHCVQLDDAGIALFAKTGTGVAHCPCSNMRLASGIAPVRRMRDAGVPVALGVDGSASNDAASMINEVRQALLLQRVGFGPNAMTAREALEIATIGGARVLGRDDIGVLAPGMAADFVAFDTRGVGMAGGLHDPVAALVFCNPGQAAYSVVNGRVVVRDGRLTTLDLPTLVTRHNALARQLAEASR comes from the coding sequence ATGAAATCGCTGCTCGTCAAAAACGCGGAAGTTGTCGTCACGATGGATGCTGGCCGGCGCGAAATCGCGCGCGGCGGCATCTACGTCGAAGACAACCGCATCGTGGCCGTGGGGAGCAGCGACTCGCTGCCCACGACCGCCGACGAGGTGCTTGATCTGGCCGGGCACGTCGTGATCCCCGGTCTGGTCAACACGCACCACCATATGTATCAAAGCCTGACGCGTGCCATTCCGGCCGCGCAGGATGGCGAGTTGTTCAACTGGCTGACGAATCTGTACCCGGTGTGGGCGAACCTCACGCCGGAGATGATTCGCGTCTCGACGCAGACGGCGATGGCCGAATTGCTGCTCTCGGGCTGCACCACGTCGAGCGATCACCTCTATATCTATCCGAACGGCTGCAAGCTCGACGACAGCATCGAAGCCGCCGGTGAGATCGGCATGCGTTTTCACGCGAGCCGCGGCAGCATGAGCGTGGGCCAGAGTCAGGGCGGTCTGCCGCCCGATCGCGTGGTCGAGCGCGAGGCTGACATTCTCAAGGATACGCAGCGCCTGATCGAGAGCTACAACGATGCGGGCCGGTATTCGATGTTGCGGGTGGTGGTGGCGCCGTGCTCGCCGTTCTCGGTGAGCCGCGACCTGATGCGCGAATCGGCGACGATGGCGCGTCACTATGGCGTGTCGCTACATACCCATCTGGCCGAGAACGTCAACGACATCGCCTACAGCCGCGAGAAGTTCGGCATGACGCCTGCCGAGTATGCGCAGGACCTCGGCTGGGTCGGGCACGACGTGTGGCATGCCCACTGCGTGCAGCTCGACGACGCGGGTATCGCGTTGTTTGCCAAGACCGGCACGGGCGTGGCGCATTGCCCGTGCTCGAACATGCGTCTTGCGTCGGGCATTGCCCCGGTTCGCCGGATGCGCGACGCGGGCGTGCCTGTCGCGCTGGGCGTGGATGGCTCGGCGTCGAACGACGCCGCCAGCATGATCAACGAAGTGCGTCAGGCGTTGTTGTTGCAGCGTGTGGGCTTCGGGCCGAATGCGATGACGGCGCGCGAAGCGCTGGAGATTGCCACCATCGGCGGGGCCCGCGTACTGGGCCGCGACGATATTGGCGTGCTGGCCCCCGGCATGGCGGCCGACTTCGTGGCGTTCGACACGCGCGGTGTCGGCATGGCCGGCGGCCTGCACGACCCCGTGGCGGCACTGGTTTTCTGTAATCCTGGACAAGCTGCGTACAGCGTGGTGAACGGGCGAGTGGTGGTGCGCGACGGGCGTCTGACGACGCTCGACCTGCCGACCCTCGTCACGCGTCACAACGCGCTGGCGCGGCAACTGGCCGAGGCTTCCCGATAA
- a CDS encoding ABC transporter permease: MLDFTLEPRPSPSRTMRLAMPLVATLITLAGGVLIFSFLGKNPAQAMAAFFLAPISSLNGWSELLLKASPLCLIALGLAIGYRANVWNIGAEGQLLLGGIFASGVAIHFDGHGGPWLLPLMMLAGAVGGMLWAAIPALLRVKFNANEILVSLMLTYVATQLLIYLVSGPWQDPHGMNFPQSINFSRDALFPRFFGDWRWAPWRGTRLNASVFMAVVAVPAAWFFMRKSFAGYRMEVGGLAPLAARYAGYSEPRAVWLALLIGGAAAGLAGTGEVAGPVGQLQATWAPGYGFTAIIVAFVGRLHPVGIVLASLLMALLYLGGEAVQTSLQLPKAISGVFQGLLLFSLLGCDVFVNYRLRRRARATAQSV; encoded by the coding sequence ATGCTCGATTTCACGCTTGAGCCACGGCCAAGTCCCTCACGCACCATGCGGCTCGCCATGCCGCTGGTGGCCACGCTCATTACGCTGGCGGGCGGCGTGCTCATTTTCAGTTTTCTGGGCAAGAACCCGGCGCAGGCGATGGCGGCGTTTTTCCTCGCGCCGATCAGCAGCCTGAACGGCTGGTCGGAGCTGCTGCTCAAGGCCTCGCCGCTGTGTCTGATTGCGCTGGGGTTGGCGATCGGCTATCGCGCCAATGTGTGGAACATCGGGGCGGAAGGGCAGCTGTTGCTCGGCGGCATCTTCGCCTCGGGCGTCGCGATCCATTTCGACGGTCATGGCGGCCCGTGGCTGCTGCCGCTGATGATGCTCGCGGGGGCCGTGGGCGGCATGTTGTGGGCGGCCATCCCGGCCTTGCTGCGCGTGAAGTTCAACGCCAACGAGATTCTCGTGAGCCTGATGCTTACGTATGTAGCCACGCAATTGCTGATCTATCTGGTGAGCGGTCCGTGGCAGGACCCGCACGGCATGAACTTCCCGCAATCGATCAACTTCAGCCGTGATGCGCTGTTCCCGCGCTTCTTCGGCGACTGGCGCTGGGCGCCGTGGCGCGGTACGCGGCTGAATGCTTCGGTATTCATGGCGGTGGTGGCCGTGCCGGCCGCATGGTTCTTCATGCGCAAGAGCTTCGCGGGTTATCGCATGGAAGTCGGTGGCCTCGCGCCGCTCGCCGCGCGCTACGCAGGGTATTCGGAGCCGCGCGCTGTCTGGCTGGCGCTGCTCATCGGTGGCGCGGCGGCCGGGCTCGCAGGCACGGGTGAAGTGGCAGGCCCGGTCGGTCAGTTGCAGGCGACGTGGGCGCCGGGATACGGCTTCACGGCCATCATCGTGGCATTCGTCGGGCGGTTGCATCCGGTCGGCATCGTACTCGCGAGCCTGCTCATGGCGCTGCTCTATCTCGGCGGCGAAGCGGTACAGACCTCGCTGCAATTGCCCAAGGCGATCAGCGGCGTGTTTCAGGGGCTGTTGTTGTTCAGTCTGCTGGGCTGCGACGTTTTCGTGAATTACCGACTGCGTCGTCGCGCCCGTGCGACCGCGCAGAGCGTCTGA
- a CDS encoding LysR substrate-binding domain-containing protein: MSQNREPIDTYLLRVLHTLLIERSVTRAAVKLNQSQPAISAALRRLRDITGDPLLVRGKQGMVPTEYGQSLLEPTQNALREIERITVQQSNFDPATTVRTFRIGSPDYLNTLFVPTVVERFRQQAPNAQLELHSLGPAFDYEHALEDGKVDIVIGNWPEPPEQLHLSNLFVDQIVCLVRNTHPFAKRGLTLDQYLASPHLAPTPYSVAQRGAIDMHLARERLKRNVVVTIPYFNLAPYVLLKSDLIFTTTRLFADHYAEFLPLTVVEAPIDFPPMQYYQLWHERTHYSDEVRWLRSVISDATRTLLETRTLP; the protein is encoded by the coding sequence ATGAGCCAAAACCGCGAACCGATCGATACTTATTTGCTGCGCGTCTTGCATACCTTGCTGATCGAGCGCAGCGTCACGCGTGCGGCCGTCAAGCTGAACCAGTCGCAGCCGGCGATCAGCGCCGCCCTGCGCCGCCTGCGCGACATCACCGGTGACCCGCTGCTCGTGCGCGGCAAGCAGGGCATGGTACCGACCGAATACGGCCAGTCGCTGCTGGAACCGACGCAAAACGCACTGCGCGAGATCGAACGCATTACGGTGCAGCAATCGAACTTCGATCCGGCGACCACGGTGCGCACGTTCCGCATCGGCTCGCCCGACTATCTGAATACCCTCTTCGTGCCGACCGTCGTCGAGCGTTTTCGTCAGCAGGCCCCCAACGCACAGCTCGAACTGCACTCCCTCGGCCCGGCATTCGACTACGAGCACGCGCTCGAAGACGGCAAGGTCGACATCGTCATCGGCAACTGGCCCGAACCGCCGGAGCAGCTTCACCTCTCGAACCTGTTCGTCGACCAGATCGTGTGTCTGGTGCGCAATACGCACCCGTTCGCCAAACGCGGCCTCACGCTCGACCAGTACCTCGCCAGCCCGCATCTTGCCCCGACGCCCTATTCCGTCGCACAGCGCGGTGCCATCGACATGCATCTGGCGCGCGAGCGTCTCAAGCGCAACGTGGTCGTCACGATTCCGTACTTCAATCTGGCGCCGTACGTGCTGCTGAAGTCCGATCTGATCTTTACGACGACGCGCCTCTTTGCCGATCACTACGCCGAGTTCCTGCCGCTGACGGTGGTCGAAGCGCCGATCGACTTCCCGCCGATGCAGTACTACCAGTTGTGGCACGAACGCACGCACTACTCGGATGAAGTGCGCTGGCTGCGCAGCGTCATCTCGGATGCCACGCGCACGCTGCTCGAAACCCGCACCCTGCCCTGA
- a CDS encoding ABC transporter ATP-binding protein, which translates to MLLTRARHFAANWVFSDRPSPGPRLPAVTSPLQSTPRLTLTGITKRYPSVVANDDIALRVLPGEIHAVLGENGAGKSTLMKIIYGAVRPDAGEILWEGEPVRIESPAAARKLGIGMVFQHFSLFETLTVAENISLALDDAGHDLKALATRIREVSAQYGLEVDPARHVHSLSVGERQRVEIVRCLLQNPRLLIMDEPTSVLTPQAVQKLFTTLRRLAAEGCSIVYISHKLDEIRDLCDRATVLRAGKVSGHAVPRDETAETLAQMMIGRALPQIERRAHQPGDVLLSVQNLSLASEDPFGTSLHGVTLDVHAGEIVGIAGVSGNGQAELLAALSGEARAGRPDAVKLNDRAVGRMGAATRRRLGLAFVPEERLGRGAVPSMSLTDNALLGASGTAHLGLLRGGWVRRGALRRFASLCIERFNVKAGGPDAAAQSLSGGNLQKFIVGREILQEPKVLVVAQPTWGVDVGAASFIRQQLLDLSSRGVAVLVLSEELDELFEICDRIAVLAQGRLSPMRKPEQTDAREIGLWMAGMFPGGPGQRAA; encoded by the coding sequence ATGTTATTGACACGCGCTCGACATTTCGCCGCGAATTGGGTATTTTCGGACCGCCCAAGCCCAGGACCGAGACTTCCCGCCGTGACATCCCCTTTGCAATCGACGCCGCGTCTGACGCTGACCGGCATCACCAAACGCTATCCGAGCGTGGTGGCCAACGACGACATCGCGTTGCGCGTCTTGCCCGGCGAGATCCACGCCGTACTGGGCGAAAACGGTGCCGGCAAGAGCACGTTGATGAAGATCATCTACGGTGCCGTGCGGCCAGACGCGGGCGAGATTCTCTGGGAAGGCGAGCCGGTACGCATCGAGAGCCCGGCGGCCGCGCGCAAGCTCGGTATCGGCATGGTGTTCCAGCATTTCTCACTGTTCGAGACGCTGACCGTCGCCGAGAACATCTCGCTGGCACTCGACGATGCTGGCCACGATCTGAAGGCACTGGCCACGCGCATTCGCGAAGTGTCGGCGCAGTACGGGCTGGAAGTCGACCCGGCGCGGCACGTGCACAGCCTGTCGGTCGGCGAGCGCCAGCGCGTGGAGATCGTGCGCTGTCTGCTGCAAAACCCGCGCCTGCTCATCATGGACGAGCCCACCTCGGTGCTCACGCCGCAAGCCGTGCAGAAACTCTTCACGACGCTGCGCCGGCTGGCTGCCGAAGGGTGCAGCATCGTCTACATCAGCCACAAACTCGACGAAATTCGCGATCTTTGCGACCGCGCTACGGTGCTGCGTGCGGGCAAGGTGTCCGGCCATGCCGTACCGCGCGACGAGACGGCCGAGACCCTCGCACAAATGATGATCGGGCGGGCATTGCCGCAGATCGAGCGCCGGGCGCATCAGCCCGGCGACGTGCTGCTGTCGGTACAGAACTTGTCGCTGGCGAGTGAAGACCCGTTCGGCACCTCGCTGCACGGCGTGACACTCGACGTGCACGCGGGCGAGATCGTCGGCATTGCCGGGGTGTCCGGCAATGGTCAGGCGGAATTGCTGGCGGCGCTCTCGGGCGAGGCCCGTGCCGGCAGGCCCGACGCGGTGAAGCTCAACGACCGTGCCGTCGGCCGGATGGGCGCGGCCACGCGCCGTCGCCTCGGGCTGGCGTTCGTGCCGGAGGAGCGTCTGGGGCGCGGTGCCGTGCCCAGCATGTCGCTGACCGATAACGCGCTGCTCGGCGCGTCGGGGACGGCGCACCTTGGTTTGCTGCGTGGCGGCTGGGTTCGCCGCGGCGCGCTGCGGCGCTTTGCCTCGCTGTGCATCGAACGCTTCAATGTGAAGGCCGGTGGCCCGGATGCGGCTGCGCAGAGCCTGTCGGGCGGCAATCTTCAGAAGTTCATCGTCGGGCGCGAAATCCTGCAAGAGCCGAAGGTGCTTGTGGTGGCCCAGCCGACGTGGGGCGTGGATGTGGGGGCGGCGAGCTTTATCCGTCAGCAGTTGCTCGATCTGTCGTCACGCGGCGTGGCGGTGCTGGTGCTCTCGGAAGAACTCGACGAATTGTTCGAAATTTGCGACCGGATCGCGGTGCTCGCACAGGGGCGGCTGTCGCCGATGCGCAAGCCCGAACAGACCGACGCGCGCGAAATCGGCCTGTGGATGGCGGGGATGTTCCCCGGCGGCCCCGGTCAGCGCGCTGCCTGA